A genomic region of Polyangiaceae bacterium contains the following coding sequences:
- a CDS encoding thiamine biosynthesis protein, with protein sequence MSVRKRRRIGLAAMYLGAALFGCSRGHTPPEAHSQPLVPSAAGVPLSASAASPSSAAGVTPSARLEDERWQRAKGEDLADKQALADALGAAGLLDALDDGGDITTTALASLPLADDADVALGPLAKRALTATNESRELLLSALLGIAGRPARAREWVDPEGAAEAGAAVLAIAKDEALPREHRALAVSAARALAEKKIVDPSQIPTDLDPP encoded by the coding sequence ATGAGCGTGCGGAAACGACGGCGAATTGGGCTGGCCGCAATGTACCTTGGCGCAGCGCTATTCGGATGCAGTCGCGGTCATACGCCGCCCGAGGCGCATTCGCAGCCGCTCGTGCCTTCGGCCGCCGGAGTGCCTCTTTCTGCGAGTGCTGCATCGCCTTCGTCCGCGGCTGGCGTGACGCCGAGTGCGCGCCTCGAGGATGAACGATGGCAACGCGCCAAGGGCGAGGATCTCGCGGACAAACAGGCGCTTGCGGATGCGCTCGGAGCGGCAGGATTGCTCGACGCGCTCGACGACGGAGGAGACATCACGACGACGGCGCTCGCCTCATTGCCGCTCGCGGATGACGCCGACGTGGCCCTTGGACCTCTTGCCAAGCGAGCTCTCACGGCGACGAATGAATCACGCGAGCTGCTGCTTTCCGCGTTGCTCGGCATTGCTGGACGTCCCGCACGAGCGCGAGAATGGGTCGATCCCGAAGGTGCTGCAGAAGCGGGTGCAGCCGTATTGGCGATCGCGAAAGACGAAGCGTTGCCACGCGAGCATCGGGCGCTGGCCGTTTCCGCCGCTCGAGCTTTGGCCGAGAAAAAAATCGTGGATCCTTCGCAGATTCCAACGGATTTGGATCCGCCGTGA
- a CDS encoding PilT/PilU family type 4a pilus ATPase: MTTPYASEAFLHQILAKAHAANASDVHLKVGRPPGARVRGEIVYFRAEPLEPKDTEAVARLILAQRSGALASAPSFRELDVSYEVPQLGRFRVNMYVQRGSVALVMRVIPQACPSFDDLKLPQQVRALADRERGLVLVVGHAGHGKSWTLASMIAHIVATHAKHVVTIEDPIEFMHEDGRSSVSQREVGVDTDSFPSGVRSSLRQDPNVLMVSDIRDEATMDAVLQAAETGHLVLSALNAPDPERAVGRLLSMSSNLHETRERLAECLQAIVVQRLLPRADGDGRVVATEVLLGTSSVRLALKRPEQSVSLRELMERGGASGMHTLAMDVQRLVKEGLVDADASRHAIMNV; encoded by the coding sequence GTGACGACGCCGTACGCGAGTGAAGCATTTCTCCATCAAATTCTGGCGAAGGCGCATGCGGCCAATGCCAGCGACGTTCACTTGAAGGTGGGGCGACCGCCTGGTGCCCGCGTACGTGGCGAAATCGTTTATTTTCGCGCCGAACCGCTCGAACCCAAGGATACCGAAGCGGTTGCGCGGCTCATCCTTGCGCAACGAAGTGGAGCGCTCGCATCGGCGCCCTCGTTCCGCGAGTTGGACGTGTCGTACGAGGTTCCGCAGCTTGGTCGGTTTCGCGTGAACATGTACGTGCAGCGCGGCTCGGTGGCGCTCGTCATGCGGGTCATTCCGCAAGCGTGCCCGAGTTTCGACGACTTGAAGCTGCCTCAGCAGGTGCGCGCATTGGCGGACCGTGAACGCGGCCTCGTGCTCGTCGTGGGGCATGCGGGGCATGGCAAGTCGTGGACGCTCGCGTCGATGATCGCGCACATCGTTGCGACGCACGCGAAGCATGTCGTCACCATCGAGGACCCGATCGAGTTCATGCATGAAGATGGTCGATCGAGCGTCAGCCAGCGCGAAGTTGGAGTCGACACGGATTCGTTTCCGAGCGGCGTGCGGTCTTCATTGAGGCAGGACCCGAACGTGCTGATGGTGAGTGACATCCGCGATGAGGCGACGATGGACGCGGTGCTTCAAGCTGCCGAGACGGGCCATTTGGTGCTCTCGGCGCTGAACGCGCCCGATCCCGAACGCGCGGTGGGCAGACTCCTTTCGATGAGCTCGAACTTGCATGAAACGCGTGAGCGTTTGGCCGAGTGCTTGCAGGCGATCGTGGTGCAGCGGCTTCTCCCGCGTGCCGATGGCGATGGGCGCGTCGTGGCGACCGAGGTGCTCTTGGGGACGAGCTCGGTGCGGCTCGCGCTGAAGCGTCCCGAGCAGAGCGTGTCGCTTCGGGAGCTCATGGAACGCGGCGGGGCGAGCGGCATGCACACACTCGCGATGGATGTGCAGCGCCTCGTGAAAGAGGGTCTCGTCGACGCGGACGCTTCACGTCACGCAATCATGAACGTTTGA